TAAACTGGATTTTCCTGCTCCATTTTGACCAATCAAAGCAACACATTCTCCACGAGTTATCTCAAAAGAAATGGTATCTAAAACCTGTTTTCCTTTGATGGTTTTACTAATGTCACTTACAGAAACCAACGCTTTCATTTAAACTACCTCCATCACATTTCTTAAAGATAGTTTATCTTTTATTGAAACTCTTTTTTAGCCCTACTTGTCATGACATCACATGACATTTGTCATATTCTCAGAAAAGTGGTTAGGCAAAAAGTCTTAAAAATAGAAAACAGCTTAGAATGACGTTGTCGAGAACGTTGATTCTAAGCTGTTTTTGATTGTTAAAATTTTAATCGGAAGGAAATTTTAGCTTTTGTCCAGTTCCTTGACATATGATATCTTACAGGTTCCCCTCTTCTTTCAACTTTGCTTCCATCTGCAAACGTTGAACTTTCATCGTTGCTGTTCGTGGAATGTCTTCATAGGCCATGAGAACAGGCTCTTTCAGTAAGGGCAAATCATTCACTGCTGACCACCAAGCTTCCCAATTCATGCTTGCACCTTCAGCTAGCGCTAGGATTGGTTGCGGTCGTCCATCTCCATCACGAATGATAACCACCTCACTGAGGAAATCCAACTGGTCCATGAGCATATCTTCCAAGGCTAGATTACTATCAATCTGGTCAATGACATCAACCTGACGGTCTTTCAATAGTAAAGTTCCTTCTTCGGTTAGGCAACCGTAATCTCCAGAATCCCACCAGTCGTCATAAACATTTTCTTGAAAACGAGCATCTTCTTTATAGTAGGTAATCGCTCTTCCTTTTGAAAAAAGTTGAATGTGCCCATTTTGACCTGCCTCTAGGAGTTGTCCCTTATCGTCTGTCACACGAGCTTGTGTATATCCCTCAAGTCCTACTCCCATATCACGCGCATTGGTTTTGTCAATACCTTCCAAACGATGATAGCGTAGAATCATCGGACCACATTCACTTTGTCCGTAAACCTGCATAAAGACCGGATTGTTTGCCTTTGAAGCGATGAGAAATGCTTTCATAGTTGCCTTATTGATGGCATCAAAAGTCGAATGATAGAATTTCACACTACTAAAAACAACTGGCTTTTCTTTGGCCAAACGAGCCCATTGTACAAAGTTATTGGGATGCGTTTCAAGAGCCATAGGCTTGTAGGTTTTTAGCTGATTTTCCACTTCTGAGGCTTGGGCTGATGACAGAGGGAAAATGGGAAAGCCAAGATTAATGGCTGACGAAATACCAATATTATAACGGGAATGAACTGGAGAAATATGAAAGGCTAGAAGGCCTCGTTCCTTCATTTTGACAAAAATTGTCTGTTGCCATGCCACACGCCAGCCCATGCTTTGACCGGTGTGGCAAATCAATTTGGGAATACCTGTCGTCCCAGAGGTATGGGTCATGTATTGAATAATATCTTCTGCCAAAAGATTTTCTGAAACGGCTACTGCTTCTGTCTCTAATAGCTCTGCTACGGATATTTCCGTTACTAAGTCCTTGGCTAACATATCAGAAACTCGACCTGCAGTTTCGTCATCATAAACTATAAATGATTTTTCCAAACGCTTCGCAAAAACATCCAAGGTTGCACTAGACAGATGGTAGGATACCATGACTGGCACAGCGCCGAGGTAGGTCGCAGCAACCGCCAAAAGATAAGTCTCAAAAGAAGCACTCTTATAGAGCATGACCTTATCGCCTTTGGCAATCCCTTTCGCGGACATACGACCCGACATTTGAAGAATAGCCTCATGAACCTCTTTGTAGGTAGACTCTGCTGGCAATTGTGGAAAAGCTGCGTAGGATTTGTCTAAAATAATGGCAGTCTCAGGAAACTCTTCGGCTGCTTCCTTGAACTGTCTATAGAGATTAAGGGGACGGTAAGTAATAGTTTTAAACATATAAACCTCTTTGTGAAAAAATTATTTAGGTTTATTTTAGCATTTTAATAGCATTCTTACCAGTTGATTTCAGAATCATTCTTAAATACATCATAGGGAACCATAACATATCGCTCCCCTTCTCAACGAACCGTTTCAACTTTCCAAGTCTTTACACCTCTGTAACGAATCGCTCCTTCTTGATCGGTCCTATAAACCATCATCTTTTCTGCCTCAAAGCGTTCTAAGGTTTCATCATTGGGATGCTGGTAACGATTATTAAGACCAGCTGAAATCAAAACGACTTTTGCTCCGATATGTTTTAAAAAGTCTGGGTCAGAGGATCCTTTAGAGCCATGGTGACCAGCTTTTAAAATATCAACGGGTAAGTTAGGATATCTCATCATCAAGGATTTTTCGCCATCAACTTCTAAATCTCCCGTAAAAAGAAATCGCTTATCTAATAACTTTCCATACAAGACCAAGGAATCGTTATTCCCACCATCTCCCTGATCCCACGGGTAGAGAACTCGAAGAGAAGACCCCATAATCGCAATCTGATCCCCAGCTTGAAGCAAGCCTACTTTGATTTTTAATGATTTTAGTTCGTTTACAAAAGAGGGATTGGTCAGAGCACCTGGACTAACCAAAACTTTCTTAATACTAAACTGCTTGGCTAGAACTGCCAGATCTCCCATATGGTCTGCATCAGTGTGTGTAATCACAAGCTGGTCGATGGACGAAATCCCTCGACTTTTCAGATAGGGGATAGACGTCCGCTCAGCATTAGCTGTTTTCTGCCGCCTGCGCCACTCCTCTTTCTGAGTAAAATCAACTCGGCCTCCCGTATCAATAAGCAAGGTTTTCCCTCTGATATCCCTAATGAAAATCGAATCTCCTTGCCCAATATCTAGAACAGTCACCTCATTTTCTAAAGGTTTTTTCGTCACAGCAAACAAGGCAACTACAACAATCAAAAAACAGTACCTCAATTTTTTATCATGCCAAAAATCATGTACAACAGCTAAAGAAATAAGCATTAATAGAAGTACAGTTAAGTTAGGGCTACCAAAAACCAAGGGGCGAGGAGACAGATGTACCGTCCACTTGATAACTGATTCTAAAAAGTAAAAGCAAGGATTAAAAAAGTCTAGAGATACTATCGGACTGGCTAATAACACAAGACTTAACAAGGGTAACAAAAAGACATCAAAAATCACTGAAAAGAATGCTGTTAAAAGAATTGACAGAGGCTGAAAAGTCCCGAAATAAAATACCAACAAGGGTAGAATGCCTAGTGAAAGTACCATACTTTCTACTACTGCTTTGCGGCATCCTGACAAAGTTTCTAAATCTATGGTAGACAGTATGAAGGCATAAGCGAAAGATAGAACACCTCCTGTTGTAACCAAAAAATGGGGCGATAGCAGGAACAATATCAAGATGGTTGTTCCTAAATTATCCCATTTTCGCAAGCCAAATTGACTGAGAATGGCCTGTAATAAGCTTCGTACCACAGAAATCGTGAATCCTGTTAGACC
The sequence above is drawn from the Streptococcus pluranimalium genome and encodes:
- a CDS encoding DNA internalization-related competence protein ComEC/Rec2, producing MLKPIYLAFLVALTYFMILTKSWVVFLLALLAAIALFRQYSKKAIIQTIIILTLFVAYFTFLGNKQIQLEKQLPSQVSTLRVIPDSISVDGDLLSARAEEGKQRYQLYYQLQTELEKEYFQNLNQLILLKVMASVEKPQGQRNFKGFDYKTYLKREGIYGIVQVEKVNAIHTVAPQNPEEWVRLWRRKLLVHINQHFPEPMKHYMTGLLLGYLDKSFDEMSDIYTDLGIIHLFALSGMQVGFFVGIFRTILLRLGLLREHFLYVLLPFSFIYAGLTGFTISVVRSLLQAILSQFGLRKWDNLGTTILILFLLSPHFLVTTGGVLSFAYAFILSTIDLETLSGCRKAVVESMVLSLGILPLLVFYFGTFQPLSILLTAFFSVIFDVFLLPLLSLVLLASPIVSLDFFNPCFYFLESVIKWTVHLSPRPLVFGSPNLTVLLLMLISLAVVHDFWHDKKLRYCFLIVVVALFAVTKKPLENEVTVLDIGQGDSIFIRDIRGKTLLIDTGGRVDFTQKEEWRRRQKTANAERTSIPYLKSRGISSIDQLVITHTDADHMGDLAVLAKQFSIKKVLVSPGALTNPSFVNELKSLKIKVGLLQAGDQIAIMGSSLRVLYPWDQGDGGNNDSLVLYGKLLDKRFLFTGDLEVDGEKSLMMRYPNLPVDILKAGHHGSKGSSDPDFLKHIGAKVVLISAGLNNRYQHPNDETLERFEAEKMMVYRTDQEGAIRYRGVKTWKVETVR
- a CDS encoding AMP-binding protein is translated as MFKTITYRPLNLYRQFKEAAEEFPETAIILDKSYAAFPQLPAESTYKEVHEAILQMSGRMSAKGIAKGDKVMLYKSASFETYLLAVAATYLGAVPVMVSYHLSSATLDVFAKRLEKSFIVYDDETAGRVSDMLAKDLVTEISVAELLETEAVAVSENLLAEDIIQYMTHTSGTTGIPKLICHTGQSMGWRVAWQQTIFVKMKERGLLAFHISPVHSRYNIGISSAINLGFPIFPLSSAQASEVENQLKTYKPMALETHPNNFVQWARLAKEKPVVFSSVKFYHSTFDAINKATMKAFLIASKANNPVFMQVYGQSECGPMILRYHRLEGIDKTNARDMGVGLEGYTQARVTDDKGQLLEAGQNGHIQLFSKGRAITYYKEDARFQENVYDDWWDSGDYGCLTEEGTLLLKDRQVDVIDQIDSNLALEDMLMDQLDFLSEVVIIRDGDGRPQPILALAEGASMNWEAWWSAVNDLPLLKEPVLMAYEDIPRTATMKVQRLQMEAKLKEEGNL